The nucleotide window ATGATTATGAAAACATCTGCCTCCGCTGTCACGGTCACCCGAAGAGCCCACACAAGCCTTCCGTAGACCCGAAATACAGCTTCAATTATAAGGAGCGGAAAAATCATATACATGACTACGAGAAATACTATGACGAGTTCAATAAGACACAGATATATAAAATAAAGCACGGCGAGGGGGTCACGGAGAAACACCCCCTTATGATAGAGGATTGGGACATCGTGGACGGGAAAATCCGTTTTAAAAAGCTCCCGCTCTGGGATGGCTGGCTCATATTTAAGAGGAAATAACCCTGATGAGAACTAAAGAGACGTTGCAGAAAATCTATGAAGGACACCGCACGCTCACGGCCGTCTTGTCTCTCTTTATTGCGCTGTCCGTCGTTGGTATCAAGGCGCTGCATGCGGAGGATATGTCCCCAGAATCGCCGGAACCGGTGGAATCAAAATACCTTGACGAGGAAAAAGAACGCTGGAAGGGGGGGCCGGCTTTCTTTGAATCTGTTGAAGGGGTAGAACGCATCCCCGTCCCTTCCGTGGCTGATTGGAAGGAAAAGAAGGTCGTCTCCTTGCCGCAGGGAGCCGTAGAATTCCCGGAACTTTCGTCCGATCCGAAAAACCCGAACGTGGACATGATCAGCAAAGAAGCATGGAACATCCCCTATGCACGGTTCTCCTATTTCGGTCTCTCAAACAGGGATATTGCATGGATAATGGGCCAGCTCCATATCCTGTTCGCGTCGTTCATACTCGGCGTTCCGTTCTTTATCATCATAGCCGAGATATTGGGGTGGAGGAGCGGGGATAAAAAATACGAGAGACTGGCAAAGGAAACCACGAAGATAGTGGTCGTGTGCTACAGCCTTACGGCCCTCACAGGGGGCTTCTTTCTCCTCGTGCTCATCACCTTCTATCCGAGCTTCATGACATGGCTGTTCCGGGGGTTTAAAAACCTGGTGAGCTTTTGGTATCCGGTTTTGTTTATCATTGAGACTATCTTCATGTACTGTTATTACTATATGTGGGAACCGCTGGATAAGATGAACAAGAAATGGGTTCATATCATCCTCGGTATCCTCCTTAATCTATCGGGCATAGCGCTGCTTATCCTGATAAACGCGCCTGCATCATTTATGTTGACGCCCCCAACCGTAGGGGGGTCAGTACAGGGGATTGCCGGATTTGGAGAGTGGGCATGGATAAACAATTTCAGCTGGTGGCCACTCAATCTCCACCGGTTGCTCGGGAATTTCACCTACGGCGGATTCATTGTGGCATTCATAGGCGCCTATATGTACCTGATGTCCAAGAACGACGAGGAGAGGGCCTATTATGACTGGCAGGGGTATCTGGGCAACACCATAGGCCTCGGTTTCATTTTCCCCCTCCCTGCCGTCGGCTATATCTATGCCCACGAACTCTATCAGTATGACGCCTCCATAGGGATGTACATCATGTCTGACAGGCTCTCAATGTTCATGCTTGTCCAGGCCGTATTGATAGGCCTTCTCTTTATCGGCAGCAACTACTATATATGGGTCAGCACCAAAAGGATCGAGGGGGCGCAGAAATACCTGCTGGGGATGAAATACACCTATATACTGATGTTTGTCTGCGCGGCCATATGGTTTGCGCCGAGGCATTTTTTCGCCACAATGCTGCTTGAGCCCGGGATGGTGCCGGCCGCGATGATAAAGGACGCCTATCTCGCCGCGACCGAGCTGCCGGAGGAGCTGGCCTTTATAGCGCTTATGAAGGCAAAAAACACGGCCGCCACGGTGTTGATATTCCTGACCTTGCTGAATTTTATCCTTTACCGTATTGCCGTTAAGAAGGGAACCATAGAATATGGTAAAATCAATCCTGTTTCACAGTTCACGCTGATATTTCTCGCCTTTTCATCTACATGGCTGATGGGGCTTATGGGAGCCATAAGGGAACTGGCCAGAAAGAATTACCATGTCTACAGGGTCTTCAAGGACATGACGCCGGACGCATATACCCCGACCCTTCAACACACCGGCATGGTAGTCACCTCGGTTACCTTGATATTTTTCGCTATCTTGTGCTTTATCATATGGATGCAGCTTAAACTTCCCAAGTCCGCATCGGCAGAGAAAAAGAATTCGGGAGAAGGTTAATGAAATTGCAATGGGATTCCCTTCTTAAGCACGGATGGGTTAAGAAGTTTATAGTGTATATCATCGGTGCCATGGTCATGACAGCGCTTACGAATAAGGCCGGCTTCCCCCGGTTATTCATTGTAATATTCAATGTCTATGCCTTCGCCTGTTTTCTCTTTTATATCATCATAGACCTTCCGGCCATGAGGAAGCTTACGGGGCTGCGGGCTTTTGCCTATCTTATAGCGACCTTTGCCCTATTCTCCGGCCTCTATAGCGGTGTTGCCGCCTTTCTCCCGCAGTTTAACCCGGAGTTTGAGTTGGAGGAGATAAGAAAACCCCCGGTAAACCTCTCCGCCCTCAGCGGGCCTGAGGCAATCAAGGCGGGCGAGGCGGTCTATAATAAGAACAAATGCGCCAACTGTCATAAATTCAAAGGCACTGGCACCTCGATGAGGGGTCCCCATTTCGACCTCGTGCAGATAGGACTCAATGATGAGAAATGGCTCAAGGAGGGCATCGTTAACCCGAGAAAGGATGCGGCCAAGGGGTTTGAGGACCAAAAGTCAAAGACCGCGATGCCGACTTATTTCGGAGAGGACATCTCCGAGGACGAGATGGGGGCATTGCTGGCGTTCCTGAAGACCGGATGGAGCAAGGAAAATATGCCGGTAAGGGGTAAGGAGGATGTGGATCCCATGGTAAGATGGGATGAGGACACTGAGATGATCGCCATGGGAAAGGAGACCTATGAGGGTAACCTCTATCCAGGGCTTAATTGTTCAGTCTGCCACGGCAAGGACGGCATATCCATAATGCAGGGCGCGAGGGACCTGAGAGACCCCAATTCCATATCCAAGAGACCGGGCAAGGATGGGAAGAAACTAAAGGACTGGACCGACGCCGACTGGTTTGACAGCGTTGCAAACGGAATCCCCAAAACCCCGATGATGCCATGGCTGGAGCAGTATCCGCCACGTGCCATCTGGCTTGCCGTAGTCTATGCAAAGCAGTTTTCAAAGAGTAAGGGTAAATGATATACTGGTCAATAAAAGCTAATCCGATTGAGTATGCCCTGTGCGATTATGTATAAGAACATCCTTGTTTGTCTCAACAATCAAGATGAAAGTTTTCTTCATGTAAATACCAACTGAAATTAGAGGAGGGAGTATTCCCCATGGACTAAACAGAAAGGTATGGAGGGATGTTAAGAAAAAAAGATAGAATACAGGCTGCAAGTTATTAGTCTATTTAGACTGTAGTATCATTCAACCCATTTAGGGGGAGGGGCGGCATAGTAACCGGCTATCTGGTTTTCAAAGCTTGTATATTCAGCTAAGAAGGTTAATTTTACAGGGCCGGTGGGACCATTTCGCTGTTTTTCAATAAGAACCTCGGCGTTTTTTGCGATCTTGCTTCTCTCACAGGAGCAGGCCGTAGTTCCTTTGGTTTCATCAGGACACTTGCAGGAGGTGTAAACCACTTCCCTGTATACAAAGGCCACCACATCTGCATCCTGCTCTATGGCGCCTGATTCCCGTAAGTCTGCCAATTGCGGCCTCTTCTCCTCTCTTCGCTCAGGCATCCTTGAAAGCTGGGAAAGGGCGATTACAGGCACATTGAGTTCCTTTGCCATAGCCTTCAGAGACCTTGAGATATCCGAGATTTCCTGCTCTCTGTTATCCGCATCATGCCTGCCTCTCATGAGTTGAAGATAATCCACAATAACGAGTTTGATGCCGTCCTGCCTCGCCAATCTCCTTGCCTTTGCCTTTATATCAAGAACAGATTGCGCAGGGGTGTCATCTATGAATATAGGCGACTCATGCAGAATGCCAATTGCGGTTGTGAGTTTATTCCAATCTTCATCTTTCAGTTTGCCGCTTCTTAATCTGTAAAGGTCAACCTTTGCCCTTGCCGCAAGCAGCCTCTGCATAAGCTGCTCTTTACTCATCTCGAGCGAAAAAATTACTACAGGATTGCCTGCCTCTGCCGTATTCTGGGCAATATTCAGACAAAATGCTGTCTTGCCCATGCTTGGCCTTCCTGCAATAACAATAAGG belongs to Deltaproteobacteria bacterium and includes:
- a CDS encoding c-type cytochrome, whose translation is MKLQWDSLLKHGWVKKFIVYIIGAMVMTALTNKAGFPRLFIVIFNVYAFACFLFYIIIDLPAMRKLTGLRAFAYLIATFALFSGLYSGVAAFLPQFNPEFELEEIRKPPVNLSALSGPEAIKAGEAVYNKNKCANCHKFKGTGTSMRGPHFDLVQIGLNDEKWLKEGIVNPRKDAAKGFEDQKSKTAMPTYFGEDISEDEMGALLAFLKTGWSKENMPVRGKEDVDPMVRWDEDTEMIAMGKETYEGNLYPGLNCSVCHGKDGISIMQGARDLRDPNSISKRPGKDGKKLKDWTDADWFDSVANGIPKTPMMPWLEQYPPRAIWLAVVYAKQFSKSKGK
- a CDS encoding cytochrome ubiquinol oxidase subunit I codes for the protein MRTKETLQKIYEGHRTLTAVLSLFIALSVVGIKALHAEDMSPESPEPVESKYLDEEKERWKGGPAFFESVEGVERIPVPSVADWKEKKVVSLPQGAVEFPELSSDPKNPNVDMISKEAWNIPYARFSYFGLSNRDIAWIMGQLHILFASFILGVPFFIIIAEILGWRSGDKKYERLAKETTKIVVVCYSLTALTGGFFLLVLITFYPSFMTWLFRGFKNLVSFWYPVLFIIETIFMYCYYYMWEPLDKMNKKWVHIILGILLNLSGIALLILINAPASFMLTPPTVGGSVQGIAGFGEWAWINNFSWWPLNLHRLLGNFTYGGFIVAFIGAYMYLMSKNDEERAYYDWQGYLGNTIGLGFIFPLPAVGYIYAHELYQYDASIGMYIMSDRLSMFMLVQAVLIGLLFIGSNYYIWVSTKRIEGAQKYLLGMKYTYILMFVCAAIWFAPRHFFATMLLEPGMVPAAMIKDAYLAATELPEELAFIALMKAKNTAATVLIFLTLLNFILYRIAVKKGTIEYGKINPVSQFTLIFLAFSSTWLMGLMGAIRELARKNYHVYRVFKDMTPDAYTPTLQHTGMVVTSVTLIFFAILCFIIWMQLKLPKSASAEKKNSGEG
- the dnaB gene encoding replicative DNA helicase; amino-acid sequence: MAIQLQQDISLHKLPPQNIEAEQSVLGAVLIENDAIDKLTGILDPGGEDFYRDAHRKIFKAMRSLKDKENEPIDLVTLPDALKNMGALESAGGVSYLTALVESTPTAANIVYYAKIVREKALLRKLINSSTEIVTRCYNGREKIDDLVDDAEKIIFEVAQDKTKQSVYPIKALTSHTFKLIENLSKNDSHITGVPTGFDKFDELTSGLQPSDLIVIAGRPSMGKTAFCLNIAQNTAEAGNPVVIFSLEMSKEQLMQRLLAARAKVDLYRLRSGKLKDEDWNKLTTAIGILHESPIFIDDTPAQSVLDIKAKARRLARQDGIKLVIVDYLQLMRGRHDADNREQEISDISRSLKAMAKELNVPVIALSQLSRMPERREEKRPQLADLRESGAIEQDADVVAFVYREVVYTSCKCPDETKGTTACSCERSKIAKNAEVLIEKQRNGPTGPVKLTFLAEYTSFENQIAGYYAAPPPKWVE